Proteins encoded within one genomic window of Methanobacteriales archaeon HGW-Methanobacteriales-1:
- the ectB gene encoding diaminobutyrate--2-oxoglutarate transaminase — translation MKTFKKLESQVRSYVRSFPVIFQKAKGSTLCDEQGKEYIDFFAGAGTLNYGHNNPIVSEALINYIKDDGIIHGLDKATTAKKIFLDKFYDIILHPRHMEYKIQFSGPTGTNAVESALKLVRMVKGRSNIIAFTNAFHGLTMGSMAITANAFYRDEAFINRSNVSFMAFDGYFGEDVNTSQYLRKFLEDQSSGVDLPAAIILETIQAEGGVNVASDEWLREIEQICKDFDILLIVDDIQVGNGRTGNFFSFESSGIKPDIITLSKSIGGGLPLSMVLMKSELDQWKPGEHTGTFRGNNLAFVAATELLSYWENDTLSKTVYTKENMVKEKLIEIKNQYPELEADVRGKGLIYGLKIPLKGFCNEVSEEAFSRGLLIELAGANDDVLKLLPPLTIENDLLQEGLQIIDDSIKAVLERREAVLKGLNHDS, via the coding sequence ATGAAAACGTTTAAAAAACTTGAATCGCAAGTACGAAGTTATGTAAGAAGTTTTCCTGTTATATTTCAGAAAGCAAAAGGTTCAACATTATGTGACGAACAGGGAAAAGAATATATTGACTTTTTTGCAGGTGCTGGGACTTTAAACTATGGTCATAATAATCCCATAGTTTCTGAAGCCCTTATAAATTATATAAAGGACGATGGAATTATTCATGGATTGGATAAAGCTACCACAGCCAAAAAAATATTCCTAGATAAATTTTATGATATCATTTTACATCCCCGACATATGGAATATAAAATACAATTTTCTGGCCCCACAGGTACAAATGCCGTTGAATCAGCTTTAAAGTTAGTAAGAATGGTTAAAGGTAGATCAAATATTATTGCATTTACCAACGCATTTCATGGGCTAACTATGGGATCCATGGCCATAACAGCAAATGCTTTTTACCGAGACGAAGCATTTATTAATAGAAGTAATGTTAGTTTCATGGCATTTGATGGCTATTTTGGTGAAGATGTGAATACATCCCAATATTTGCGAAAATTTCTGGAAGATCAAAGTAGTGGTGTGGATCTACCTGCTGCAATAATTCTTGAAACCATTCAGGCCGAAGGTGGTGTAAATGTAGCCAGTGATGAATGGCTTAGAGAAATAGAACAAATCTGTAAAGATTTCGATATATTACTTATTGTCGATGATATTCAAGTTGGAAATGGTAGGACAGGGAATTTTTTTAGTTTTGAAAGTTCTGGAATTAAACCAGACATTATAACTCTTTCAAAATCCATAGGTGGGGGTTTACCTTTGTCTATGGTCCTCATGAAATCTGAACTTGACCAGTGGAAACCTGGCGAACATACAGGAACATTTAGAGGCAATAATCTTGCTTTTGTAGCAGCTACTGAGCTTTTGAGTTACTGGGAAAATGATACTCTATCTAAAACAGTTTACACTAAAGAAAATATGGTTAAAGAAAAGTTAATAGAAATAAAAAATCAATACCCCGAACTTGAGGCAGATGTGCGTGGCAAAGGACTAATATATGGGCTTAAAATTCCATTAAAAGGATTTTGTAATGAAGTATCAGAAGAAGCATTTTCAAGAGGCCTTTTAATTGAACTGGCTGGTGCTAATGATGATGTACTAAAATTATTGCCTCCATTAACCATTGAAAATGATTTACTTCAAGAAGGATTACAGATCATAGATGATTCCATTAAAGCTGTGCTAGAACGAAGAGAAGCCGTTTTAAAGGGTTTAAACCATGATAGTTAG
- a CDS encoding DUF2193 domain-containing protein: protein MSEVYEKMVKEAISAQRADVDTVKSKRGSKFHIKDTKAYFDVVQKMKAVGDQSKSVIDLHVDSVTSHYNILTSLTDTIRPEDDPFVEHYQTPVILEILRDEDPEFEKSMNKFIDAISKAEALVGREVVRRYGGFYGPTCVVDFALIPGSTSNIVNQILKTTDMPEAHKQAILSAKSWGMNTSYGIGEVFGSEIEKGSTVSQAVEKEIEMVKYIYQEPVDAQAKLMDSLGHTSFDVRAYMTQYRQKMEKTVKNAVDDNVHYANILTVPAYCVGDISHHIAQSTFNMCKDDMTMAIIEATTDVMDQTLHNELTNFKSEYEILSLATGSSACAVEYILELDGFNAPMVVDLLTKRFHNFVQLKPDRGAAAELHNCDFMDMIYRGWGHLDKARRVKNGSPGPLKPKIAGFEVDLTPVDNNEVVMNPQRYTYPACAITVRYSSLMRLADYPCLLTSEPVTATLMTNIIALHKESAASPARTCKNCAAASLVDFRHSHCQWKEAV, encoded by the coding sequence ATGTCAGAGGTATATGAAAAAATGGTTAAAGAAGCAATATCTGCACAAAGAGCAGATGTTGACACTGTAAAATCAAAGAGGGGATCAAAATTCCATATAAAAGACACAAAAGCCTACTTTGATGTTGTACAAAAAATGAAAGCAGTTGGTGATCAGAGTAAATCAGTAATAGATTTGCATGTGGACTCTGTTACATCCCATTACAACATTTTAACCAGCTTAACAGATACCATACGGCCTGAAGACGATCCTTTTGTAGAACATTATCAGACCCCGGTAATTCTGGAAATATTAAGAGATGAAGACCCTGAATTTGAAAAAAGCATGAATAAATTTATTGATGCAATTTCCAAAGCAGAGGCTTTAGTTGGACGAGAAGTAGTGCGTAGATACGGCGGATTCTATGGGCCAACATGTGTAGTCGATTTTGCCTTGATTCCAGGAAGTACCAGTAATATAGTAAATCAAATATTAAAAACTACAGATATGCCAGAAGCCCATAAACAGGCCATATTATCAGCAAAATCCTGGGGAATGAATACCTCTTATGGGATAGGAGAAGTATTTGGTAGTGAAATTGAAAAAGGCTCTACTGTAAGCCAGGCTGTGGAGAAAGAAATAGAAATGGTCAAATACATCTATCAAGAACCTGTTGATGCTCAGGCCAAATTAATGGACTCCTTAGGCCACACTTCATTTGATGTTAGGGCATATATGACCCAGTACCGTCAAAAAATGGAAAAGACTGTAAAAAATGCCGTGGATGACAATGTGCATTATGCAAATATACTAACTGTGCCGGCCTACTGTGTAGGAGATATTTCACACCATATTGCCCAGTCCACATTTAATATGTGTAAAGATGATATGACCATGGCCATAATTGAAGCTACCACCGATGTTATGGATCAAACACTACACAACGAATTAACTAATTTTAAAAGTGAATATGAAATATTATCACTGGCCACTGGTTCATCAGCATGTGCAGTGGAGTACATATTAGAATTAGACGGTTTTAATGCACCTATGGTGGTTGATCTTTTAACCAAAAGATTCCATAACTTTGTACAGCTCAAACCAGACCGTGGAGCAGCAGCCGAGCTTCATAACTGTGATTTCATGGATATGATATATCGAGGTTGGGGCCATCTAGATAAAGCTAGAAGAGTTAAAAATGGTTCTCCAGGACCATTGAAACCTAAAATTGCCGGATTTGAAGTAGATTTAACTCCTGTAGATAACAATGAAGTTGTTATGAATCCACAGAGATACACATATCCTGCCTGCGCTATTACAGTCCGATACTCATCATTAATGAGATTAGCAGATTATCCGTGTTTATTAACCAGTGAACCGGTCACGGCCACATTAATGACCAATATCATAGCTCTTCACAAAGAAAGTGCTGCATCCCCAGCTAGAACTTGTAAAAACTGTGCAGCCGCATCATTAGTGGACTTCAGACACTCCCACTGCCAATGGAAAGAAGCAGTGTAA
- a CDS encoding deoxyribonuclease, producing the protein MFGNNYGNDNRGNSSPINEGDEYDVKIEDMGRDGDGITRIEGFVIFVSGAKVGDEVKIRINATRRNFAFAEIVE; encoded by the coding sequence TTGTTTGGAAATAATTACGGTAATGACAATAGAGGTAATTCTTCTCCTATTAATGAAGGAGACGAATATGATGTTAAAATTGAAGATATGGGAAGAGACGGAGACGGAATAACCCGTATTGAAGGTTTTGTGATTTTTGTTTCAGGCGCTAAAGTTGGCGATGAAGTAAAAATTAGAATTAACGCTACTAGAAGGAACTTCGCCTTCGCTGAAATAGTAGAATAA
- a CDS encoding serralysin, which produces MSEVIKILKKYSASIDHEIEEALSTINPKALRDSSNHLTSAGGKKIRPSLAVLSCQAVGGKSEYALKTAAAIELIHTFSLIHDDIMDKDDMRRGEPSVHVLWGEPMAILAGDTLFSKAFETVIRTKIDDSSYKRVNEALAVVVDSCIKICEGQACDMSFEEQFDVKESEYMDMIYKKTAALIAAATKAGAIMGGGNPDQVDALSEYGRLIGLSFQIQDDYLDVISDEESLGKPVGSDIVEGKMTLMVVKALAEASPEDKETLITILKENNPDRVDEAISIFEKYGSIQYAHDLALDNVKKAKELLDILDDSEAKDALLLIADFVLQRRH; this is translated from the coding sequence ATGAGTGAAGTAATCAAAATTCTAAAAAAATATTCTGCAAGCATTGATCATGAAATTGAAGAAGCATTATCAACAATTAATCCAAAGGCACTTCGTGATTCATCAAATCACCTTACAAGCGCTGGCGGGAAAAAAATAAGGCCGTCACTTGCAGTTTTAAGTTGCCAAGCTGTTGGCGGAAAATCAGAATATGCTTTAAAAACAGCAGCAGCAATAGAATTGATCCATACTTTTTCATTGATTCATGATGATATAATGGACAAAGATGACATGCGCAGAGGAGAACCATCAGTACATGTTCTTTGGGGCGAACCTATGGCTATTTTAGCAGGGGACACTCTTTTTTCTAAGGCATTTGAAACAGTTATCAGGACAAAAATTGATGATTCATCTTATAAGCGAGTTAATGAAGCTTTAGCAGTAGTGGTTGATTCATGTATAAAAATATGTGAAGGTCAAGCTTGTGATATGAGCTTTGAAGAGCAATTTGATGTTAAAGAGTCAGAATATATGGATATGATCTACAAAAAAACCGCTGCATTAATAGCTGCTGCTACTAAGGCCGGCGCTATTATGGGTGGAGGAAATCCTGATCAAGTGGATGCCTTATCCGAGTATGGTAGATTAATTGGTCTCTCCTTCCAGATACAAGACGACTATTTGGACGTTATAAGTGATGAAGAATCATTAGGAAAACCTGTGGGCAGTGACATTGTTGAAGGAAAAATGACTTTAATGGTGGTTAAGGCATTAGCCGAGGCTTCTCCAGAAGATAAAGAAACTCTAATTACTATTCTCAAAGAAAATAATCCTGATCGGGTAGATGAAGCCATAAGTATCTTTGAAAAATATGGTTCCATTCAATATGCTCATGATTTGGCCCTGGATAATGTGAAGAAAGCGAAGGAACTACTCGATATATTGGATGATTCTGAAGCAAAAGATGCACTTTTATTGATTGCTGATTTTGTTTTACAAAGACGGCATTAA
- a CDS encoding glutamate--tRNA ligase translates to MSDLENVIYKYSLINAVKHKGKANEGAVVGSIMSSEPELRKESKKIVPLAKSVVEKVNSMSFEDQSLELEKLGGKVEEKKKTEEKGLIDLPEPHKNVVLRFAPNPSGPLHIGHARAAVLNHEYAKRYNGKLVLRIEDTDPRRVYMDAYEMIPEDLAWMGVEYQETFIQSDRISIYYDYAKKLIELGQAYMCSCDGGEFKKLKDNCQPCPCRDSSIKENLKFWEEMFNMDEGDAVLRVKTDINHKNPAIRDWVAMRIVDAEHPRIGFKYKIYPMMNFSVAVDDHLMGVTHVLRGKDHLANSEKQSYLYNHFGWEIPVFIHYGRLKMDDVALSTSQALSGIEEGKYWGWDDPRLGTIRAIARRGITPDSIQELMKEIGTKISDSIISWKKVYGLNRNILEETANRYFFVWNPKRVTIQDVPDNACQTIERPLHPDFLERGERNLSFNGEVYLSQDDLKSGNSQKHESEIKAGNDGKILRLMDAVNVSLNGENVIYHSQSFEEARSIKAQVVQWVPADDNISAEVVMPDASIVEGFCEPDCRKLSVDDEVQLERFGFARVDEITSEKIKFYFTHK, encoded by the coding sequence ATGAGTGATTTAGAAAATGTGATTTATAAATATTCTTTAATTAATGCAGTTAAACATAAGGGTAAGGCCAATGAGGGTGCTGTGGTTGGTTCAATAATGAGTTCTGAACCGGAACTCAGAAAAGAATCCAAAAAAATTGTTCCCCTAGCAAAATCAGTAGTTGAAAAAGTCAATTCCATGAGCTTTGAAGATCAATCATTGGAACTTGAAAAATTAGGTGGAAAAGTAGAAGAAAAAAAGAAAACTGAGGAAAAGGGCCTAATTGATCTACCTGAACCTCATAAAAATGTTGTTTTAAGATTTGCCCCTAATCCAAGCGGACCGCTACATATTGGTCATGCCAGGGCAGCTGTTTTAAACCATGAATATGCAAAGCGGTACAATGGTAAATTAGTACTGCGTATTGAAGATACAGATCCACGTAGAGTTTACATGGATGCTTATGAAATGATTCCTGAAGATCTGGCCTGGATGGGTGTTGAATATCAGGAAACATTTATTCAAAGTGATAGAATTTCTATATACTATGATTATGCAAAAAAACTCATTGAATTGGGCCAGGCTTATATGTGCTCCTGTGATGGGGGAGAATTCAAGAAGTTAAAGGATAATTGTCAGCCTTGTCCCTGCAGGGACTCTTCTATAAAAGAAAATCTTAAATTTTGGGAAGAAATGTTCAATATGGATGAAGGTGACGCTGTTTTAAGAGTTAAAACTGATATAAATCATAAAAACCCCGCGATTCGAGATTGGGTTGCTATGAGGATTGTAGATGCTGAACATCCTAGAATCGGTTTTAAATACAAAATTTATCCTATGATGAATTTTTCAGTGGCTGTAGATGATCATTTAATGGGCGTAACTCATGTTTTAAGAGGAAAAGACCATTTGGCCAATTCGGAAAAACAATCTTATCTTTACAATCACTTTGGATGGGAAATTCCAGTATTTATTCACTACGGACGACTTAAAATGGATGATGTGGCCTTAAGTACTTCACAAGCCCTCAGTGGAATTGAAGAAGGAAAATATTGGGGATGGGATGACCCTCGTTTAGGAACTATTAGGGCTATTGCCCGAAGAGGAATCACTCCAGATTCCATTCAGGAATTAATGAAGGAAATTGGGACTAAAATTTCTGATTCAATTATAAGTTGGAAAAAAGTTTATGGATTAAACCGTAATATCCTTGAGGAAACTGCAAATCGTTATTTCTTCGTGTGGAATCCAAAGAGAGTCACTATCCAAGATGTTCCAGATAACGCATGTCAGACTATTGAAAGACCGCTCCATCCTGACTTTTTAGAGAGAGGAGAACGGAATTTATCATTTAATGGTGAAGTTTATTTGTCACAAGATGATTTAAAATCTGGAAATTCACAAAAACATGAATCTGAAATTAAAGCTGGAAACGATGGAAAAATCTTAAGATTAATGGATGCCGTAAATGTTTCTCTCAATGGTGAAAATGTTATCTATCACAGCCAATCATTTGAAGAAGCCCGTTCTATAAAGGCCCAAGTGGTTCAATGGGTTCCTGCTGATGATAATATTTCTGCAGAAGTGGTAATGCCGGATGCAAGCATTGTTGAAGGCTTTTGTGAACCGGATTGCAGAAAACTTTCAGTAGATGATGAAGTCCAATTAGAAAGATTTGGATTTGCTCGGGTTGATGAAATAACATCAGAAAAGATAAAATTCTACTTCACCCATAAATAA
- a CDS encoding type 2 isopentenyl-diphosphate Delta-isomerase: MISDRKLEHLLLCAHCDVQYKNKKTGFNDIEFIHRALPELNKEKIDLSTEILGKELNSPIIISAMTGGHPSALPLNRELAKAVDKLGIGMGLGSQRAAIENPELINTYDVARKEAPSSLLVGNIGAPQIEYAHQAVEMIDADALAVHLNPLQESIQPEGDIDATGFLDSIGEIVKTVDVPVIAKETGAGISFEDAVLLEKKGVDAIDVAGSGGTSWAAVETYRADDTYMGDLYWDWGIPTVVSTVEVTQSVNIPVLSSGGIRSGLDAAKAIALGAESVGIALPVLKEAYIGYKEIINVIERFQESLKVAMFLVGASNLEELKSSKLIIRGQTREWLQERGFDTQKYARRS, encoded by the coding sequence ATGATTTCAGATAGGAAGTTGGAACATTTATTACTATGCGCGCACTGCGATGTGCAGTATAAGAATAAAAAAACAGGGTTTAATGATATAGAATTTATTCATAGAGCATTGCCCGAATTAAACAAAGAAAAAATTGACTTAAGTACCGAGATTTTAGGAAAAGAACTAAATTCTCCCATAATTATTTCTGCAATGACTGGTGGCCATCCATCAGCTTTACCATTAAATAGAGAATTAGCTAAAGCAGTTGATAAATTAGGTATTGGTATGGGTTTAGGAAGCCAGAGAGCTGCTATTGAAAATCCAGAACTTATTAATACTTATGATGTGGCCAGAAAAGAAGCACCTTCTTCCCTTTTAGTTGGGAATATAGGGGCTCCTCAAATAGAATATGCACATCAAGCAGTTGAAATGATTGATGCTGATGCTTTGGCAGTTCACTTAAATCCTTTACAAGAATCTATTCAGCCTGAAGGTGATATAGATGCCACTGGATTTTTAGATTCTATTGGAGAAATAGTAAAAACGGTAGATGTTCCAGTAATTGCTAAAGAAACCGGAGCTGGAATTTCCTTTGAAGACGCAGTACTTTTAGAAAAAAAAGGTGTTGATGCTATAGATGTGGCCGGTTCTGGAGGAACCAGTTGGGCTGCAGTGGAAACTTACCGCGCTGATGATACTTATATGGGTGATTTATATTGGGATTGGGGAATACCTACAGTCGTTAGTACGGTGGAAGTAACTCAGTCAGTTAATATTCCAGTATTATCTTCTGGAGGAATAAGGAGTGGCTTAGATGCTGCAAAAGCAATTGCTCTCGGAGCTGAATCTGTGGGAATTGCTTTACCTGTATTAAAAGAAGCTTATATTGGTTATAAGGAAATAATAAATGTTATTGAAAGATTCCAAGAGTCTTTAAAAGTTGCTATGTTTCTTGTCGGAGCATCTAATTTAGAGGAATTAAAATCATCTAAATTAATTATAAGGGGCCAAACAAGAGAATGGTTACAAGAAAGGGGCTTTGATACACAAAAATACGCAAGGAGGTCATAA
- the ectC gene encoding L-ectoine synthase (N-acetyldiaminobutyrate dehydratase; catalyzes the formation of the osmoprotectant ecotoine from gamma-N-acetyl-alpha,gamma-diaminobutyric acid), with translation MIVRDIEDIKNSSREVFAENGNWVSRRLILQEDNMGFSFHETVIYPNTETLIWYKNHLEAVYCIEGEGEIETTKDGTIYPIKPGTMYALDKNDRHYLRAFDKDLRLVCVFNPALLGDEIHDKDGSY, from the coding sequence ATGATAGTTAGAGATATTGAAGATATTAAAAATAGCAGTCGTGAGGTTTTTGCAGAGAATGGTAACTGGGTTAGTAGACGTTTAATTCTACAAGAAGACAATATGGGGTTTTCTTTTCATGAAACCGTAATTTACCCTAACACAGAAACTCTAATCTGGTATAAAAATCATTTAGAAGCAGTATATTGTATTGAAGGTGAAGGAGAAATTGAAACAACTAAAGATGGGACTATTTATCCCATAAAGCCTGGTACCATGTATGCACTTGATAAAAATGACCGCCATTATCTTCGGGCATTTGATAAAGATCTCAGATTAGTATGTGTTTTTAATCCCGCCCTCTTAGGTGATGAAATACACGATAAAGATGGTTCATACTAA
- a CDS encoding LL-diaminopimelate aminotransferase: MPVKINENYLLLKSSYIFAEINQKVNKFQEENPDAPIIRMGIGDVTRPLPQAVIKEFHKAVDEMGHGETFMGYGPEQGYSFLINDIIENDFLPRGIELSEDEVFVSDGAKCDTGNVQEIFGLDNVMAVTDPVYPVYVETNVMAGRTGPMGEDGRYEKLVYLPCTAENDFVPGLPSKPVDLIYLCFPNNPTGTTLNKNQMAKWVNYARENKAIILFDAAYESYITEDDIPHSIYEIEGAKEVAIEFRSFSKNAGFTGTRCAYTVVPKELMGYDEEGNAQAINPLWNRRQTTKFNGVSYPIQKAAAAVYTPEGQKEIDESIEYYMKNAAIIRKSLIEIGLQVYGGVNSPYIWVKTPEGMDSWGFFDLLLTESNVVGTPGVGFGPSGEGYFRITAFNTLENTKEAMERISKLSI, from the coding sequence ATGCCAGTAAAAATAAATGAAAACTATTTATTGCTTAAAAGCAGCTATATATTCGCTGAAATTAATCAAAAAGTGAATAAATTCCAGGAAGAAAATCCAGATGCACCTATTATTCGTATGGGGATAGGTGATGTAACCCGTCCTTTGCCTCAAGCAGTCATTAAAGAATTCCATAAAGCAGTGGATGAAATGGGTCATGGTGAGACTTTTATGGGTTATGGGCCTGAACAAGGTTATTCTTTTTTAATAAATGATATTATTGAAAATGATTTCTTACCAAGGGGCATAGAACTCTCTGAGGACGAGGTTTTTGTGAGTGACGGTGCCAAGTGTGACACTGGTAACGTACAGGAAATATTTGGTCTGGACAATGTGATGGCTGTTACTGATCCTGTTTATCCGGTTTATGTGGAAACTAATGTGATGGCTGGTAGAACAGGCCCTATGGGTGAAGATGGAAGATATGAAAAGCTGGTTTATCTCCCTTGCACCGCGGAAAATGATTTTGTGCCGGGGTTACCATCAAAACCAGTGGATTTGATTTACTTGTGTTTTCCTAACAACCCAACTGGAACCACATTAAATAAAAATCAAATGGCAAAATGGGTGAACTACGCTCGGGAAAACAAGGCTATAATTCTTTTTGATGCCGCTTATGAATCTTACATCACTGAAGATGACATTCCTCATAGTATTTATGAAATAGAAGGAGCCAAAGAGGTGGCCATAGAATTTAGAAGTTTCTCTAAAAACGCAGGATTCACTGGAACCAGATGTGCGTATACTGTAGTGCCTAAAGAACTCATGGGATATGATGAAGAAGGTAATGCTCAGGCCATTAATCCTTTGTGGAATAGAAGGCAAACCACTAAATTCAATGGTGTTTCTTACCCAATCCAGAAAGCTGCAGCAGCAGTTTACACTCCCGAAGGACAAAAAGAAATTGATGAATCAATTGAATACTATATGAAAAATGCAGCCATCATCAGGAAAAGCTTAATAGAAATCGGTTTGCAAGTTTACGGTGGTGTAAACTCTCCTTATATATGGGTTAAAACTCCAGAAGGCATGGATTCCTGGGGATTCTTTGATTTACTATTGACTGAATCCAACGTAGTAGGAACTCCTGGTGTGGGTTTTGGCCCAAGTGGAGAAGGTTACTTCCGCATCACAGCATTTAATACTCTGGAAAATACAAAAGAAGCTATGGAACGGATTTCAAAATTATCCATCTAA
- a CDS encoding aquaporin, whose translation MVSIAKRSLAEFIGTFFLVFFGAGAAVITLMISKGQTPPNSFNIGIGTLGGFADWLAIGLAFGLAIMASIYAFGRISGCHINPAVTLGLWSIKKFPSRDVGPYIVAQLAGASVASILFASIVGMNAVTVGGLGATAPFPGIGYFPAIIAEAIGTFLLMITIMGVAVDRKAPSGFAGLIIGLTVAGIITTLGNITGSSLNPARTFGPYLGDLIFGGSNLWYYFPIYVIGPVIGAILAAFTYQYLYSDLKN comes from the coding sequence ATGGTTTCCATAGCAAAAAGATCACTGGCAGAATTTATAGGGACATTCTTTCTGGTATTTTTCGGTGCTGGGGCTGCAGTAATTACTTTAATGATTAGTAAAGGTCAAACACCTCCTAACAGCTTTAATATAGGTATTGGTACTTTAGGTGGATTTGCAGATTGGTTAGCCATTGGGCTAGCATTTGGTTTAGCAATAATGGCCAGTATTTATGCATTTGGGAGAATATCTGGTTGTCACATAAATCCCGCAGTCACCTTGGGATTATGGTCTATAAAAAAGTTCCCTTCCCGTGATGTAGGACCTTATATAGTTGCCCAGTTAGCTGGGGCCAGTGTGGCCAGTATATTATTCGCATCAATAGTAGGGATGAATGCTGTTACAGTAGGTGGTTTAGGAGCTACAGCCCCGTTTCCTGGAATCGGGTATTTTCCAGCCATAATTGCCGAGGCCATAGGCACGTTTCTTTTAATGATAACCATTATGGGCGTGGCTGTGGATAGAAAAGCACCATCTGGATTTGCAGGCCTAATTATCGGATTAACCGTAGCAGGAATTATCACTACCCTTGGAAATATTACTGGGTCGTCTTTAAATCCCGCCAGAACATTTGGCCCATATTTAGGTGATTTAATATTTGGTGGAAGTAACTTATGGTACTATTTCCCAATTTATGTGATAGGACCAGTAATTGGTGCCATATTAGCGGCTTTTACTTACCAATACCTGTACAGTGACTTGAAAAACTAA
- a CDS encoding ribonuclease J, whose product MSVEVIAIGGYEEIGKNMSAVKVGDDVVIFDMGIHLDRLHIHEDTDISRMHSLDLIERGVIPDDTLMKDVDGKVRAIVFTHGHLDHIGAVAKLAHRYGAPIIATPYTLALLERTIKGEKKFSVSNRLQVLNAGEKCQISPDITLEFINATHSIPQAVMAALHTSEGIVVYANDFKFDNHQKISSPPDYSRLRELGRKGVLALIVETTRAAEMQEVKTHSEKVAKMVLEDIMLGPMEEKEGMVVTTFSSHIERIQAISDIASQSDRQMLLLGRSMERYCSLAETMGILKLPANASIYGSPKSVSKALARAEDKREDYLLITTGHQGEPDALLPRIANAKTQFNIQRGDNVVISAPVIPNPMNIANRNLMERRLGSSGARIYSNAHVSGHAGREDHRDFIRMLNPVHIIPSHGDLHMLSAYAELAEEEGYKMGNDVHVLRNGQAQVFDGGV is encoded by the coding sequence GTGAGCGTAGAAGTTATTGCTATCGGTGGATATGAAGAAATAGGAAAGAACATGTCTGCTGTGAAGGTAGGAGACGATGTAGTAATATTTGACATGGGAATCCACCTGGACCGATTACACATTCATGAAGATACTGATATATCACGGATGCATAGTTTAGATTTAATTGAAAGAGGGGTTATTCCAGATGATACTCTGATGAAAGATGTCGATGGAAAGGTAAGGGCTATTGTATTTACCCACGGGCATCTGGATCACATTGGTGCGGTAGCCAAGTTGGCCCATAGATATGGGGCACCCATTATTGCTACACCTTATACTCTAGCACTTTTAGAGAGAACTATCAAAGGAGAAAAGAAATTTAGTGTTTCCAACAGGTTACAGGTTTTAAATGCTGGTGAGAAATGTCAAATATCTCCGGACATAACCTTGGAGTTTATTAATGCTACTCACAGTATTCCTCAGGCAGTTATGGCAGCTTTGCATACTTCTGAAGGAATAGTGGTATATGCGAATGACTTTAAATTTGATAATCACCAGAAAATATCTTCTCCACCAGACTACAGTCGGCTAAGAGAACTGGGACGAAAAGGAGTTCTAGCACTCATAGTAGAGACTACAAGAGCAGCAGAGATGCAAGAAGTAAAGACGCACTCTGAAAAAGTAGCTAAAATGGTCTTAGAGGATATTATGTTAGGTCCAATGGAAGAAAAGGAGGGAATGGTGGTCACCACTTTTTCTTCACATATTGAGCGAATTCAAGCCATTAGTGATATAGCAAGCCAGAGCGATCGTCAAATGCTACTTTTAGGCCGTTCTATGGAAAGATACTGCTCTCTAGCAGAGACTATGGGCATTCTTAAACTTCCTGCTAATGCAAGTATTTATGGAAGTCCTAAATCTGTAAGCAAGGCGCTTGCGCGGGCAGAAGATAAAAGAGAAGATTATTTATTAATTACAACCGGTCACCAGGGAGAACCTGATGCATTACTACCTCGTATTGCTAATGCAAAAACTCAATTTAATATTCAAAGAGGAGACAATGTAGTAATATCTGCTCCGGTTATTCCTAATCCTATGAATATAGCAAATAGAAATCTTATGGAAAGACGTTTAGGTTCTAGTGGGGCCAGAATATACAGCAATGCTCACGTTTCAGGGCATGCTGGAAGAGAGGATCACCGGGACTTTATAAGGATGTTAAACCCAGTACATATCATTCCATCACATGGAGATCTTCATATGTTATCTGCTTATGCAGAACTTGCTGAAGAAGAAGGGTATAAAATGGGTAATGATGTTCACGTACTTAGAAATGGACAAGCACAAGTTTTTGATGGAGGGGTTTGA